A region of Oncorhynchus masou masou isolate Uvic2021 chromosome 29, UVic_Omas_1.1, whole genome shotgun sequence DNA encodes the following proteins:
- the LOC135520419 gene encoding nucleotide-binding oligomerization domain-containing protein 1-like — protein MHIMGSSAEEVRAGLMGHVSTVQLFTLHHELLVSQVKSTQCILDNLLQSGFLCIEDTEIIQRSATKTDQVRKILELVQSKGEQACEYFLYILYKVYDAYIDLQPWLKEINYQPPDFIRDIPVKNTDPISRYCEKLRQELGRDTFFIASYAQQEETLLEELYTDTLMELLNDRNESLGHLEGLEQLLGEQGVFNPQAETVLITGDAGVGKSILLQKLQRLWSNRELEQTDAMFFFKFRCRMFSTFKETDEISLRDLLFKYNCYPDQDADNEVFSYILRFPEKVLFTFDGYDEIQADLNLGNVPEVVSPEEKIHPLLVLINLLCGKLLSGSRKVLTARTGTEVQSRVIRKRVALRGFSPAHLQTYTNLHFKEQEHRDLVSVQLDASPDLCGLCSIPLFCWIVFKSFKHLSSVYDDFELPEACVTLTNIFLLLSEVFFSRGAAPPPGLLTRNTRCPADTFRAGLRPLKAFSKLALLGTERGSFVFDQEEVTSCGLTEEDFQVGFLRPVSRYDACGNPSTFEFLHLTLQSFLAAFSLVLDEHAREGNILKFFTECSRRDNTSCLSCVFPCIGGFSKPRGKDPFKTNEHLQYANLFLCGLLSKANAGLLEHMVPPALLKRKRAVLKSYLFTSVRSHLRGLPLHSTEQEGSKVHVLPNFLWMLRCIFETGSKEVAQLTAKGITADYIKLGYCNVSSGDCSALNFVLQHRRKRLGVDMDNNNISDYGVKQLRPSFSKMTVVRLCVNQISDSSIEVLAEELIKYRVVEVLGLYNNLITDIGAKLIAHIIEECPKLRVVKVGSNKFTSVGGRYLANAIQKSTSIFDVGMWENSIGDEGARAFAEALRNHPSLTNLCLSANGITSEGGRSLAKALKDNRGLRIFWLVQNELSDDVAPDMAELIRSNTGLSHLWLINNQLTVDGIRQLSEALSHNTSLKEICLKGNCLSEEEEKLFEAEGRLRFH, from the exons ATGCATATTATGGGCTCCAGTGCCGAAGAAGTCCGTGCTGGACTAATGGGCCATGTGTCCACTGTCCAACTGTTCACCTTGCACCATGAGCTACTGGTCTCCCAGGTGAAGAGCACGCAGTGCATTCTGGATAACCTCCTACAAAGTGGCTTTCTGTGTATTGAGGATACAGAAATCATCCAGCGCTCAGCCACCAAGACAGACCAG GTGCGTAAAATCCTGGAATTGGTCCAAAGCAAAGGGGAGCAGGCATGTGAATACTTCCTATATATTCTCTACAAAGTTTATGATGCATACATAGACCTTCAACCATGGCTTAAAGAGATCAACTACCAGCCACCAGACTTCATTCGGGACATACCAGTGAAGAACACGGACCCTA ttAGTAGGTACTGTGAGAAGCTGAGGCAAGAGCTGGGCCGAGACACATTCTTCATTGCATCCTACGCCCAGCAAGAAGAAACCCTGCTGGAGGAGCTCTATACAGACACCCTGATGGAGCTCCTGAATGACCGCAATGAGAGCCTTGGCCACCTGGAGGGTCTGGAGCAGCTCCTGGGAGAGCAGGGTGTCTTTAACCCACAGGCAGAGACGGTGCTCATCACAGGGGACGCTGGGGTGGGCAAGTCCATCCTCCTCCAGAAGCTCCAGAGGCTGTGGTCCAATAGGGAGCTGGAACAGACAGACGCCATGTTCTTCTTCAAGTTCCGCTGTAGGATGTTCAGCACATTCAAGGAGACAGACGAGATCTCACTCAGAGACCTGCTTTTCAAATACAACTGCTACCCCGACCAAGATGCAGACAATGAGGTGTTCAGCTACATCCTCCGCTTCCCCGAAAAGGTTCTCTTTACGTTTGACGGCTATGATGAGATCCAGGCTGATCTGAACCTGGGTAACGTGCCTGAGGTGGTTTCTCCAGAGGAGAAGATTCACCCTCTTCTGGTGCTCATTAACCTGCTCTGTGGGAAGCTGCTCAGTGGTTCCCGGAAGGTCCTCACTGCTCGGACAGGCACCGAGGTCCAGAGCAGGGTGATCCGGAAGAGGGTGGCACTGCGTGGGTTCTCTCCGGCCCACCTTCAAACCTACACCAACCTACACTTCAAAGAGCAGGAGCACAGGGACCTGGTCTCAGTCCAGCTGGATGCCAGCCCCGACCTCTGTGGCCTCTgctccatccccctcttctgCTGGATCGTCTTCAAGAGCTTTAAACACCTGAGCTCAGTCTACGACGACTTTGAGTTGCCAGAGGCTTGCGTGACCCTCACTAACATATTCCTTCTGCTTTCTGAAGTCTTCTTCAGCCGGGGGGCCGCTCCCCCACCGGGCCTCCTGACGAGAAACACCAGGTGCCCCGCTGATACCTTCAGGGCAGGGTTGAGGCCACTGAAAGCCTTCTCGAAGCTGGCTCTGCTGGGCACGGAGAGAGGAAGCTTTGTGTTCGACCAGGAAGAGGTGACCTCCTGTGGCCTGACTGAGGAGGACTTTCAGGTGGGTTTCCTCCGACCGGTCAGCCGCTACGATGCCTGTGGAAACCCTTCTACCTTTGAGTTCCTTCATCTCACCCTACAGTCCTTCTTGGCTGCATTCTCCCTGGTTCTGGACGAACACGCCAGAGAAGGGAACATCCTCAAGTTCTTCACCGAGTGCAGCAGGAGGGACAACACATCTTGTTTATCATGTGTCTTCCCCTGCATCGGTGGCTTCTCCAAACCCAGGGGAAAGGACCCGTTCAAGACCAATGAGCATCTCCAGTACGCCAACCTCTTCCTGTGTGGACTGCTGTCTAAGGCCAATGCCGGCCTGCTGGAGCACATGGTTCCTCCAGCGCTACTGAAGAGGAAGCGAGCGGTCCTCAAGTCCTACCTGTTCACCAGCGTGAGGTCCCACCTCCGCGGTCTGCCACTCCACAGCACAGAGCAGGAGGGCAGCAAGGTGCATGTCCTGCCCAACTTCCTGTGGATGCTGCGCTGCATCTTCGAGACAGGAAGTAAAGAGGTGGCCCAGCTGACTGCGAAGGGAATCACAGCTGACTACATCAAGCTGGGCTACTGTAATGTGTCCTCTGGCGACTGCAGTGCCCTCAACTTTGTGCTTCAGCACCGGCGGAAGAGGCTAGGGGTGGACatggacaacaacaacatcagTGACTATGGGGTCAAGCAGCTCAGACCTTCATTCAGTAAGATGACCGTGGTGAG GTTATGTGTCAATCAGATCTCAGACAGCAGCATTGAAGTACTGGCTGAGGAGCTTATCAAATACAGAGTGGTGGAGGTTTTGGG ACTTTACAATAATCTCATTACGGACATCGGAGCCAAGCTTATTGCTCATATCATTGAGGAATGTCCTAAGTTAAGAGTCGTCAA GGTTGGCAGCAACAAGTTCACCAGTGTTGGTGGCAGGTATCTGGCCAATGCCATTCAGAAGAGCACATCTATCTTTGACGTGGG AATGTGGGAGAACAGCATTGGTGATGAAGGAGCAAGAGCATTCGCAGAGGCCCTGAGGAATCACCCAAGTCTTACCAACCTCTG tctctcagccaaTGGCATCACTTCAGAAGGTGGGCGGAGCTTGGCCAAAGCACTGAAAGACAATAGAGGGCTCCGAATTTTCTG GTTGGTGCAAAACGAGTTGTCAGATGATGTAGCACCAGACATGGCAGAGCTGATCAGATCCAACACGGGTCTCTCTCACCTCTG GTTAATCAATAATCAGCTGACAGTGGATGGAATCAGACAGCTGTCAGAGGCTCTCTCCCACAACACATCACTCAAAGAGATCTG TTTGAAAGGAAACTGTCTTTCTGAAGAGGAAGAGAAGCTGTTTGAGGCTGAGGGAAGGCTACGCTTCCACTGA
- the LOC135520418 gene encoding gamma-glutamylcyclotransferase-like, which yields MEFIERLPILMSMDDNIEIHTFLYFASNLLKERLQLKNPSASIHCVARLKDYKLIFGNYKGLASDRWHGGVATIENSPADEVWGVVWRMNVADLKSLDSQENARLGAYSPVEVNVKTRGQELNCRTYIMNSCVYAPPSPQYLKVILMGAEQNGLPKNYQEKLKAI from the exons caTGGATGACAACATAGAAATCCACACCTTCCTGTACTTTGCCAGCAACCTACTGAAGGAAAGGCTCCAGCTCAAGAACCCCTCCGCTTCCATCCACTGTGTGGCCAGACTCAAG gaCTACAAGCTGATATTTGGGAACTACAAGGGTCTGGCCAGTGACCGCTGGCATGGGGGTGTGGCGACCATCGAGAACAGCCCAGCGGACGAGGTGTGGGGAGTGGTATGGAGGATGAACGTGGCCGACCTCAAGTCTCTAGACAG ccAGGAGAACGCGAGACTTGGGGCCTACAGCCCTGTGGAGGTTAACGTGAAGACTCGGGGCCAAGAGCTCAACTGTCGCACCTACATCATGAACAGCTGTGTTTACGCTCCACCATCGCCACAGTACCTCAAG GTGATTTTAATGGGGGCGGAGCAGAATGGCTTGCCGAAGAACTACCAGGAGAAGCTGAAGGCCATCTAG
- the LOC135521292 gene encoding gamma-glutamylcyclotransferase-like, translating to MSYLTYTIVLALFHQQIASKAVPANAENNGTSVSNSSVSDYFMYFAYGSNLLKERLQLKNPSAVFVTTGSLKDHVIQFGYWKKEFNNTNSWHGGVATIEESKGDVVWGVVWKMDKDNLISLDKQEGVGIGFYSPLDVTINTDEGEVLCRTYQMNNFTVHQTSPPYKQVVCLGAKQNGLPLDYIKKLEAVETNGYSGPSILDDITALKPVDKGKSL from the exons ATGTCATACCTTACTTACACGATTGTACTTGCACTGTTTCATCAACAAATTGCGTCAAAAGCGGTTCCTGCCAACGCAGAAAATAATGGAACAAGTGTTTCAAACTCATCCGTGTCTGACTACTTTATGTATTTCGCTTATGGAAGTAATCTGCTGAAGGAAAGACTGCAGCTGAAGAATCCATCCGCGGTTTTTGTTACAACTggcagtttgaag GATCATGTGATTCAATTTGGATACTGGAAGAAAGAGTTCAACAACACAAACTCTTGGCATGGTGGTGTTGCTACTATAGAAGAGTCCAAGGGAGATGTGGTCTGGGGAGTGGTCTGGAAGATGGACAAGGACAACCTCATCAGTTTAGACAA GCAGGAAGGAGTGGGAATAGGATTCTACAGTCCACTAGACGTTACCATTAACACAGACGAGGGAGAGGTCCTCTGTCGCACCTACCAGATGAACAACTTCACAGTTCACCAGACCTCGCCTCCATACAAACAG GTTGTTTGTCTTGGAGCAAAACAAAACGGCTTACCTCTGGATTACATTAAGAAGCTGGAGGCAGTGGAAACCAATGGCTACAGCGGTCCGTCCATTTTAGATGACATCACCGCCTTGAAACCTGTTGATAAAGGAAAAAGCTTGTAG